A section of the Virgibacillus sp. NKC19-3 genome encodes:
- the yqfD gene encoding sporulation protein YqfD has product MRYKQGALMTGYVTILIKGDRPELFFQKCMRQGILVWNIKKTADDACIGSVRLHDVKELKTIKRKTNHKLTFIDKKGCPFLIKRFTKKRQLMLGLVISVMLIIFLSNIIWEVQITGVPTEVEEKISKQLDEYGVHSGAWIFTLDEPTAIQDQLIKDVPELLWVGVEQKGTTFYLEGVEKSVVEEKESTGPQHLVATKKGVIKNMYVSEGLPRVAVNDYVEPGDVLVSGIINEENEDSEEGEEDKERQLDLVAADGDITATTWYEVSVNVPLGGDYEMLSGNQEKKYYISLGNLRFPIWGLGNPDYEDIHRETNETPIHFLKWQLPVTFIDTTLSEKLYHSVERTKEEAINTGIMQAKNELQLQLGPESQIISEKVLHETTERGKVKLNLYISVEENIAKAEPIEPLSQGD; this is encoded by the coding sequence TCTTGTATGGAATATAAAAAAAACAGCGGATGATGCATGTATCGGGAGTGTTAGACTACATGATGTAAAAGAGCTAAAAACAATAAAAAGGAAAACAAATCATAAATTAACCTTTATAGATAAAAAAGGATGCCCTTTTCTTATAAAACGGTTTACGAAAAAAAGACAACTTATGCTTGGGTTGGTGATAAGCGTAATGCTCATCATATTCTTATCGAATATCATCTGGGAGGTTCAGATCACTGGTGTTCCAACGGAAGTTGAAGAAAAAATCAGTAAACAGTTAGATGAGTATGGCGTTCATTCCGGGGCATGGATTTTTACATTGGATGAGCCTACTGCTATTCAAGATCAATTAATAAAAGATGTGCCTGAACTGTTATGGGTTGGTGTAGAACAAAAGGGGACAACCTTTTACCTTGAAGGTGTTGAAAAGTCAGTTGTCGAGGAAAAAGAGTCTACGGGCCCGCAACATTTGGTTGCAACCAAAAAGGGTGTCATTAAAAATATGTATGTCTCAGAAGGACTCCCCCGGGTTGCAGTTAATGACTACGTTGAGCCGGGGGATGTGCTAGTCTCTGGTATCATTAATGAAGAAAACGAGGACAGTGAAGAAGGAGAAGAAGACAAGGAGAGACAATTGGACCTCGTAGCTGCTGATGGTGATATAACAGCAACTACTTGGTATGAGGTTTCCGTCAATGTTCCATTAGGGGGTGATTATGAAATGCTTAGTGGGAATCAAGAAAAGAAGTATTATATAAGCCTAGGAAACCTGCGATTCCCAATATGGGGACTTGGAAATCCAGACTATGAGGATATTCATAGAGAAACGAATGAGACTCCTATCCATTTTTTGAAATGGCAATTACCTGTCACATTTATAGATACCACTTTAAGCGAAAAGCTGTATCATAGTGTTGAAAGGACAAAAGAAGAAGCAATCAATACAGGTATAATGCAGGCGAAAAATGAGTTGCAATTACAGTTAGGGCCAGAGTCACAAATCATCTCCGAGAAAGTTTTGCATGAAACAACCGAGCGTGGTAAAGTTAAATTAAACTTATATATTAGTGTAGAAGAAAATATTGCCAAAGCTGAACCAATTGAACCTTTAAGTCAAGGAGATTGA